One Helianthus annuus cultivar XRQ/B chromosome 7, HanXRQr2.0-SUNRISE, whole genome shotgun sequence genomic region harbors:
- the LOC110883471 gene encoding uncharacterized protein LOC110883471 — protein sequence MDTCCTLGIKTSTLISTLVVLMLLSQQGWAGVYSCWGGCLNQCVLGGKKPEERLPCYWNCVAKCFPPPGQFDPRPNGTKIPLDSTSLARSSPASEIPGSSVPTDPPRARKSKFGQKYYCIIGCSFQSCMRSIRGKTDLKTCLVRCTNKCKN from the exons ATGGACACATGTTGTACTTTAGGCATAAAAACAAGTACATTAATAAGTACTTTGGTTGTTTTGATGTTGCTATCACAACAAGGATGGGCCGGGGTCTACTCATGTTGGGGTGGGTGTCTCAATCAGTGTGTGCTTGGTGGCAAGAAACCGGAAGAAAGACTACCATGTTATTGGAATTGTGTAGCCAAATGTTTTCCTCCGCCGGGCCAATTTGATCCTCGTCCCAACGGGACCAAGATTCCGTTGGATTCGACTAGTTTGGCCCGTTCATCACCGGCCAGTGAAATCCCAGGATCTTCGGTCCCGACTGATCCTCCTAGAGCACGTAAATCCAAGTTTGGCCAAAAGTATTATTGCATCATCGGTTGTTCTTTTCAAAGTTGTATGAGGTCGATCCGCG GTAAAACAGATTTGAAGACCTGCCTTGTGAGGTGCACTAATAAATGCAAAAATTAA